The following are from one region of the Roseimicrobium gellanilyticum genome:
- a CDS encoding M23 family metallopeptidase: MRLPCLSLLLLAAPLMSQGPASAPLSAPATPGRMTLQLPTDNDALFRNDGPGFYMFVDRNFEKEQSTPWEGGQFGFVRGPVRFGPQVVQMAFHEGIDIAPVKRDAAGEPIDKIYSISHGEVVHVSDAPGASNYGRYIVIRHDWGQGPFYSLYAHLSSCLVTVGAKVEPGSAIAVMGHTGAGIDRRRSHVHVELNMFLSSRFEDWHSKNFRPSPNHHGVYNGLNLSGMNIAGLYLEHRKNPALTVADFVKSSPEGFKIVTPRKGELELVKMYPWLGEGLAQSSPSWEFTLNESGLPMRVKPSSVTVNRPTVTWVRDVGLPHAYHCRGYVSGSGNTGALTASGARLMELITGDFVAPPPLPEKPAVKKKK; this comes from the coding sequence ATGCGTCTCCCCTGCCTCTCTCTCCTGCTGCTCGCGGCTCCCCTCATGAGCCAAGGCCCCGCTTCCGCCCCGTTGTCCGCGCCTGCGACTCCCGGCCGGATGACCCTGCAGCTCCCGACGGACAATGACGCGCTCTTCCGCAACGACGGACCGGGGTTCTACATGTTCGTGGATCGGAACTTCGAGAAAGAGCAATCCACTCCGTGGGAGGGCGGGCAATTTGGTTTTGTGCGCGGACCGGTGCGCTTCGGCCCGCAGGTGGTGCAGATGGCCTTCCATGAGGGGATCGACATCGCCCCGGTGAAGCGCGATGCCGCGGGTGAGCCCATTGACAAGATCTACAGCATCTCCCACGGCGAGGTGGTGCACGTGTCGGATGCACCCGGCGCGAGCAACTACGGGCGCTACATTGTCATCCGTCACGACTGGGGGCAGGGGCCATTCTATTCGCTGTATGCGCACCTCAGCAGTTGCCTGGTGACAGTGGGAGCGAAGGTGGAGCCGGGCAGTGCGATTGCCGTGATGGGACACACGGGCGCAGGCATCGATCGCCGCCGCTCGCATGTGCACGTGGAGTTGAACATGTTCCTCAGCAGCCGCTTTGAGGACTGGCATTCGAAGAACTTCCGCCCCAGTCCGAATCACCATGGCGTGTACAACGGACTGAACCTCTCCGGCATGAACATCGCCGGACTCTACCTGGAGCATCGCAAGAATCCTGCGCTGACCGTGGCCGATTTCGTGAAGTCGAGTCCGGAAGGCTTCAAGATAGTGACACCGCGCAAAGGTGAACTGGAGCTCGTGAAAATGTACCCCTGGCTCGGCGAAGGGCTGGCGCAAAGTTCGCCCTCATGGGAATTCACCCTGAACGAATCCGGCCTGCCCATGCGCGTGAAGCCGAGCTCCGTGACCGTGAATCGCCCCACCGTGACCTGGGTGCGTGACGTAGGTCTGCCCCATGCCTACCACTGCCGCGGCTACGTCTCCGGCAGCGGGAATACGGGAGCGCTGACGGCGAGTGGCGCGCGTTTGATGGAATTGATCACCGGCGACTTCGTAGCGCCTCCGCCGTTGCCGGAGAAGCCAGCGGTGAAGAAAAAGAAGTGA
- a CDS encoding alpha/beta hydrolase, with protein sequence MRPLTLLLALAVAAGPATRIAAQQQTPQKKEAAAPQAQPPLTGTAALDPATGDERSVALVAGIDRAVMREIQEAATKREALWQRDLSSPEAYDKSVEPNRQRLRKILGVLEEDKRKPLSGLEYVATTDRGSQVAEAQGYVVHVVRWPVLQGVNGEGILIKQRGEPKARVVLLPDAGQTPEEVAGLIKGQEALGQCAHELALAGCDVVIPALINRETEFSGNDAIGIKAELPHREYIYRQAFEMGRHVLGYELQKVLSLVEWMSGRGNTPVAVVGYGEGGLLALYAGALDTRVDATVVCGAFENRDDAWTQPIYRNVQGLLREFGDAEIASLVLPRQLIIAYGSYPEVPTVTGTKVAPGGLVTPSTKEVRGEVDRARKLTQGKFDRSLRFVVAEEEAEGKDTPYPTIATGWLLKTLKLTAKGEPSPLRFSRHPLPEDKERQERQVREMERYTQRLLQVCEDERTATFWRKLPLTPMEKYQEAAKPHREHFWNDVIGRNPDPSVPANARSRFLYANEKFTAYEVMLEVWPEVQAWGYLLVPKGIKKGEKRPVVVCQHGLEGLPEDVVNEDQNSKAWKPYKGFAANLARQGYITFSPHNFYRGQDNFRVVQRKLNLMGKTLFTVIIGQHQRILEWLATQPNVDASRIAFYGLSYGGKSAMRIPAALDGYCLSICSGDFNEWIRKNITTDHRASYLFNREYEIFEWNLGRTFNYAEMAALIAPRPFMVERGHDDGVAIDEWVAWEYAKVQRHYVKLGIADKAEIEYFNGPHCINGVGTYAFLRKHLKWPANGKK encoded by the coding sequence ATGCGCCCGCTCACGCTTCTCCTCGCTCTCGCGGTGGCTGCCGGTCCCGCCACCCGCATCGCCGCCCAGCAACAAACGCCGCAGAAAAAAGAAGCTGCCGCACCGCAGGCCCAGCCACCACTTACGGGCACCGCAGCGTTGGATCCCGCCACGGGGGATGAGCGCTCTGTGGCCCTTGTAGCGGGCATCGACCGTGCGGTGATGCGCGAAATCCAGGAGGCAGCGACCAAACGCGAGGCTCTCTGGCAGCGGGACCTCTCCTCACCCGAGGCCTATGACAAATCCGTGGAGCCGAATCGCCAGCGTCTGCGCAAGATTCTGGGCGTGCTGGAGGAGGACAAGCGCAAGCCCCTGAGCGGCCTTGAGTATGTGGCCACCACGGACCGTGGTTCACAGGTCGCGGAGGCGCAGGGGTATGTGGTGCATGTCGTTCGCTGGCCCGTGCTACAGGGCGTGAATGGCGAGGGCATTCTCATCAAGCAGCGTGGGGAGCCAAAGGCGCGCGTCGTCCTGCTGCCGGATGCAGGACAGACTCCGGAGGAAGTCGCTGGCTTGATCAAGGGACAGGAAGCGCTGGGCCAGTGCGCGCATGAGTTGGCGCTGGCCGGCTGTGATGTGGTGATTCCTGCTCTCATCAATCGTGAAACCGAGTTCTCGGGGAATGACGCTATCGGTATCAAGGCGGAGCTGCCACACCGGGAGTACATTTACAGACAGGCCTTTGAGATGGGCCGCCACGTGCTGGGATATGAATTGCAGAAAGTCCTCTCCCTGGTGGAGTGGATGAGCGGCCGCGGCAATACGCCCGTGGCCGTCGTGGGTTACGGGGAAGGGGGACTGCTGGCACTCTACGCAGGAGCACTTGATACCCGCGTGGATGCCACGGTGGTATGCGGTGCGTTTGAGAATCGCGACGACGCCTGGACCCAGCCCATCTACCGAAATGTGCAAGGGCTGCTGCGCGAGTTTGGCGATGCGGAGATCGCCTCTCTGGTGCTGCCGCGCCAGCTCATCATCGCGTATGGTTCGTATCCGGAAGTGCCCACTGTCACCGGCACCAAGGTGGCTCCGGGAGGCCTGGTCACTCCATCCACGAAAGAAGTGCGTGGCGAAGTGGACCGGGCTCGCAAGCTTACGCAGGGCAAGTTTGACCGGAGCCTGCGCTTCGTGGTGGCTGAAGAGGAGGCTGAGGGGAAGGATACACCCTATCCTACCATCGCCACCGGTTGGCTGCTGAAGACGCTGAAGTTGACCGCCAAAGGTGAGCCCTCGCCGCTGCGATTCAGCCGCCACCCTCTTCCCGAGGACAAGGAACGCCAGGAGCGTCAGGTGCGCGAGATGGAGCGCTACACCCAGCGGCTGCTGCAAGTGTGCGAGGACGAGCGCACAGCCACCTTCTGGAGGAAGCTGCCTCTCACTCCCATGGAGAAGTACCAGGAAGCAGCGAAACCTCATCGCGAGCACTTCTGGAATGACGTCATCGGACGCAATCCAGACCCCTCAGTCCCGGCGAACGCACGCTCCCGATTCCTGTATGCGAATGAGAAATTCACCGCGTATGAAGTGATGCTTGAAGTCTGGCCTGAGGTGCAGGCCTGGGGGTATCTCCTTGTGCCAAAAGGCATCAAGAAAGGCGAGAAACGTCCCGTGGTGGTCTGCCAGCACGGACTCGAAGGATTGCCCGAGGATGTGGTGAATGAGGACCAGAACAGCAAAGCGTGGAAACCGTACAAGGGCTTTGCGGCCAATCTCGCGAGGCAGGGATACATCACCTTCTCCCCGCACAACTTTTACCGGGGGCAGGACAACTTCCGTGTGGTCCAGCGCAAGCTGAACCTCATGGGCAAGACGCTCTTCACCGTGATCATTGGTCAGCACCAGCGCATTTTGGAGTGGCTTGCCACCCAACCGAATGTGGATGCTTCACGCATCGCCTTCTACGGTCTCAGCTATGGGGGTAAAAGTGCCATGCGCATTCCTGCCGCACTGGACGGGTATTGTCTCTCCATCTGTTCTGGAGATTTCAACGAATGGATTCGCAAGAACATCACCACGGATCACCGCGCGAGCTACCTCTTCAATCGTGAGTACGAGATCTTCGAGTGGAACCTTGGCCGCACCTTCAACTATGCCGAAATGGCCGCCCTCATCGCTCCGCGTCCTTTCATGGTGGAGCGAGGTCATGATGACGGCGTGGCCATTGATGAATGGGTCGCGTGGGAATACGCCAAGGTGCAACGCCACTACGTGAAACTCGGCATCGCCGACAAGGCCGAGATTGAGTATTTCAATGGACCGCATTGCATCAACGGCGTGGGTACCTACGCCTTCCTGCGCAAGCACCTGAAATGGCCGGCGAATGGGAAGAAGTAA